The following are from one region of the Marinomonas sp. CT5 genome:
- the recG gene encoding ATP-dependent DNA helicase RecG has protein sequence MIDGLDTQDVRELKGVGDAMAEKLAKLHLNTVQDLLFHLPIRYQDRTRVVPIGMLRFGDEAVIEGQVTGAEIKMGKRRSLLCRIKDHTGTLCLRFFHFSAAQKKQLESGKRVRCFGEIRRGSTGFEIYHPEYKIIGDDETQEETAQLTPIYPLTDGLTQTKIRQLCEQALERLTPYNLQEWLPDEIRTQFSLPPLSDAIHFLHHPSREANLELLRSGSHPAQYRLSFEELMAHQLSLIGKRIKAKQDAAIKVNSAGELSQRLLQQLPFSPTKAQNRVFQEILNDLATGHPMLRLVQGDVGSGKTLVAALAAASVVQAGYQVAVMAPTEILAEQHYINFTQWFEPLGLKVAWMIGKLKGKTREKELEDIASGAAQIVVGTHALFQDSVEFDRLALAIIDEQHRFGVHQRMALREKGMKHGFQPHQLIMTATPIPRTLAMSAYADLDCSIIDELPPGRTPVNTIVVSDQRRQEVIDRVKSACEEGKQAYWVCTLIEESEALQCQAAEDTALLLQEQLGSLSIGLVHGRLKAQEKADIMARFKAGEIQLLVATTVIEVGVDVPNSSLMVIENPERLGLAQLHQLRGRVGRGQTASHCVLLYKSPLGQQGKERLSTMRETSDGFKIAEKDLELRGPGELLGTRQTGLWEFKVADLQRDKNLLDDVQKAAAMLHRHYPERVSPLLTRWLPNHDQYLNV, from the coding sequence ATGATCGACGGATTAGACACTCAGGATGTTCGTGAGCTAAAAGGCGTAGGCGATGCAATGGCTGAGAAATTGGCCAAGCTTCACCTAAACACGGTACAAGACCTGCTGTTTCATTTGCCTATTCGTTATCAAGACAGAACTCGCGTTGTTCCTATTGGCATGCTGCGCTTTGGTGACGAAGCCGTTATTGAAGGGCAAGTCACTGGTGCTGAGATCAAGATGGGCAAACGTCGCAGCTTGCTGTGTCGCATCAAAGATCACACTGGCACCCTATGTTTGCGCTTCTTTCACTTTTCTGCGGCGCAAAAGAAACAATTAGAATCCGGTAAGCGTGTGCGTTGCTTTGGTGAAATCCGTCGCGGCAGCACGGGGTTTGAAATCTATCACCCCGAATACAAGATAATCGGTGACGATGAAACTCAAGAAGAAACCGCTCAGCTGACGCCAATTTATCCGCTCACAGACGGTTTAACACAAACCAAGATTCGCCAGCTTTGTGAGCAAGCCCTAGAGCGCTTAACCCCATACAATTTGCAAGAATGGCTACCGGATGAGATTCGCACCCAATTCAGCTTGCCCCCCCTGAGCGACGCGATTCATTTTCTGCATCACCCATCCCGAGAAGCTAACCTTGAGTTACTCCGATCTGGCAGCCACCCAGCGCAATACCGCTTGTCTTTTGAAGAGTTGATGGCGCATCAGCTTTCTCTTATTGGCAAACGCATCAAAGCCAAGCAAGACGCCGCCATAAAAGTCAATTCGGCAGGCGAGTTGAGCCAGCGCCTTTTGCAGCAGCTGCCGTTTTCACCAACCAAGGCACAAAACCGCGTGTTTCAGGAAATTCTCAATGACCTTGCTACCGGTCATCCGATGCTGCGCTTAGTACAAGGTGACGTGGGATCAGGGAAAACCTTAGTCGCGGCCTTAGCGGCGGCTTCCGTCGTTCAAGCAGGCTACCAAGTGGCGGTGATGGCCCCCACTGAAATTCTAGCCGAGCAACACTATATTAATTTCACCCAATGGTTTGAGCCGCTTGGTTTGAAGGTGGCTTGGATGATCGGCAAGCTCAAAGGTAAAACCCGCGAAAAAGAGCTAGAAGATATCGCTTCCGGTGCAGCGCAGATTGTCGTCGGTACTCACGCGCTGTTTCAAGACAGTGTTGAATTTGACCGATTAGCGCTCGCCATTATCGATGAGCAGCATCGCTTTGGCGTTCATCAGCGCATGGCGTTACGGGAAAAAGGCATGAAGCATGGTTTCCAGCCTCATCAACTGATTATGACTGCGACCCCTATTCCTCGCACATTAGCCATGTCGGCCTACGCCGATTTAGATTGTTCCATCATTGACGAGCTTCCACCCGGCCGAACACCAGTAAACACCATAGTGGTATCGGATCAGCGCCGCCAAGAAGTGATTGATCGAGTAAAGAGCGCCTGCGAAGAAGGCAAACAAGCTTATTGGGTTTGTACCTTGATTGAAGAGTCCGAGGCTTTGCAATGCCAAGCCGCAGAAGACACAGCGCTCTTGCTGCAAGAGCAATTAGGTAGCCTGTCCATTGGCTTGGTACATGGCCGACTCAAAGCCCAAGAAAAAGCCGACATTATGGCCCGATTTAAAGCGGGAGAGATTCAGTTGCTTGTCGCGACGACCGTTATTGAAGTCGGCGTGGATGTGCCCAACTCAAGCTTAATGGTCATCGAAAACCCTGAACGACTTGGTCTTGCACAACTTCATCAGCTGCGTGGTCGTGTTGGTCGAGGGCAAACCGCCAGTCACTGTGTGCTGCTTTATAAATCACCGCTAGGACAACAAGGCAAAGAACGACTGTCTACCATGCGAGAAACCAGTGATGGTTTTAAAATCGCAGAGAAAGATCTTGAATTACGAGGCCCTGGTGAATTGCTTGGCACCAGGCAAACAGGCCTTTGGGAATTTAAAGTGGCGGATTTACAACGGGATAAGAACTTGCTGGATGATGTTCAAAAAGCGGCGGCTATGCTTCACAGACACTACCCGGAACGCGTCTCACCACTTTTAACTAGATGGTTACCTAATCACGATCAATACTTAAACGTCTAA
- the lrp gene encoding leucine-responsive transcriptional regulator Lrp has protein sequence MDNSAKPLDRLDKKILRELQINGRLSNVELASRVGLSATPCLERVRRLERNGYITGYCALVNPKKVDAGLLVFVEIRLKTTSPEGFNEFKSAVTEIPEILECHLIAGDFEYLLKARVSNMDSYRLLLGETLLTLPHVRESRTYVAMEEVKNTTVVNIP, from the coding sequence ATGGATAACTCAGCAAAACCGCTTGATCGTCTAGATAAGAAGATTCTTCGTGAATTACAGATAAACGGTCGTTTATCTAACGTGGAGTTGGCGAGTCGTGTTGGATTAAGTGCCACGCCTTGTTTAGAACGGGTACGACGCTTGGAGCGTAATGGCTATATTACGGGCTATTGTGCGCTAGTGAACCCGAAAAAAGTGGATGCAGGATTACTTGTTTTTGTCGAAATTCGTTTGAAGACGACGTCTCCAGAAGGTTTTAACGAATTTAAGTCAGCCGTTACCGAAATTCCTGAAATTTTAGAGTGTCATTTGATCGCTGGTGATTTTGAATACCTTTTAAAAGCACGAGTATCTAATATGGACTCTTATCGTTTGTTATTGGGTGAAACCTTGTTGACCTTGCCGCATGTTCGTGAGTCTCGTACTTATGTGGCGATGGAAGAGGTAAAAAACACGACGGTAGTGAATATTCCTTAG
- a CDS encoding amino acid ABC transporter substrate-binding protein: MKSNASKLLPTAVIAAAIGAAVTAIVMSPSEQVAEKTTASTAEKTANVTAPVNNSSTTLENVKSKGFIQCGVSTGVPGFSNADDKGNWSGIDVDACRAVASAIFGDPQKVKFTPLSAKERFTALQSGEIDILARNTTWTYTRDASLGLDFTAVNFYDGQGFMVRKSLGVKSALDLAGTTVCTEQGTTTELNMADFFRKNNMTYVPVVVQKADEALAAYDSGRCDVYTTDKSGLAAHRTKLADPSAHVILPETISKEPLGPVVRHGDNQWKDIVTWSMFVQVNAEEMGITSKNVAKTKSETNDPAIKRLLGVDSDLGAQLSLPADWAYNIIANVGNYGEVFERNVGPSTPVDLPRGLNALWTEAGGIMYAPPVR, encoded by the coding sequence ATGAAATCAAACGCTAGTAAACTACTGCCTACTGCAGTAATCGCTGCAGCTATCGGTGCAGCGGTAACCGCTATTGTGATGTCGCCAAGTGAACAGGTTGCGGAAAAAACAACTGCTTCAACTGCAGAAAAAACAGCAAATGTTACCGCTCCTGTAAATAATTCTTCCACAACCCTAGAAAATGTTAAATCTAAAGGCTTCATTCAATGTGGTGTCAGTACTGGTGTTCCTGGATTTTCAAATGCCGATGATAAAGGTAACTGGTCAGGCATAGATGTTGACGCTTGTCGCGCGGTTGCTTCTGCTATTTTTGGCGACCCTCAAAAAGTAAAATTCACTCCCCTTTCTGCTAAAGAGCGCTTCACGGCATTACAATCCGGTGAGATTGATATTCTAGCTCGCAACACCACATGGACTTACACTCGTGATGCATCTTTGGGTTTAGACTTCACAGCAGTTAACTTCTATGACGGTCAAGGTTTCATGGTTCGTAAAAGTCTAGGCGTTAAATCTGCATTAGACCTTGCTGGTACAACCGTTTGTACAGAACAAGGCACTACAACTGAGTTGAACATGGCAGATTTCTTCCGTAAAAATAACATGACATATGTACCAGTTGTCGTACAAAAAGCAGATGAAGCACTAGCCGCTTATGATTCTGGCCGTTGTGATGTATACACAACTGATAAGTCTGGTCTCGCGGCTCACCGTACTAAACTAGCCGATCCATCTGCTCACGTTATTCTTCCAGAAACCATTTCTAAAGAACCTCTAGGCCCAGTAGTGCGCCACGGCGACAACCAATGGAAAGACATCGTAACTTGGTCAATGTTCGTTCAAGTAAACGCTGAAGAAATGGGTATCACTTCTAAAAACGTTGCTAAGACTAAAAGCGAAACAAATGATCCAGCTATCAAGCGTTTATTAGGTGTTGATAGTGACTTGGGGGCTCAACTTAGTCTTCCTGCCGACTGGGCTTACAACATCATTGCTAACGTAGGTAACTACGGTGAAGTGTTTGAGCGCAACGTTGGACCATCTACTCCTGTAGATTTACCACGTGGTCTTAATGCTCTATGGACTGAAGCTGGCGGTATCATGTACGCGCCACCAGTTCGTTAA
- a CDS encoding amino acid ABC transporter permease, giving the protein MSDNTTPSNNSFLNDAGNRALIFQILLLAIVVFAGYYLFSNLQANLDNRGISTGFSFFNEPAGFPILIHLIEYTEADTYGRAFVVALINTFVISLLGIILATIIGVIMGLARLSKNWLVARLATVYIETLRNIPLLLQMFFWYFAVLAALPAPRDSYEFADFLLNKRGIYSPNPIAQDGFGLVIFGFILSIVASISLIVWAKKRQTRTGLWFPAYWSSLGLIVGITFIFLAIAGFPIEFDLPQKSRFNVTGGMVLPPEFVAVLVALSTYTGAFIAEIVRAGILSVNWGQTEAARSLGLRDNMTQRLIVLPQALRVIIPPLTSQYLNLAKNSSLGAAIAYPELVAVVMGTTLNQTGQAIETIGLCMLVYGSLSLSISVFMNWYNKKMSLIER; this is encoded by the coding sequence ATGAGCGATAATACAACTCCAAGCAATAACAGCTTTTTGAATGACGCGGGGAATCGCGCGCTTATTTTTCAAATTTTGCTGCTAGCGATAGTGGTTTTTGCGGGTTATTACTTATTTAGTAACCTTCAGGCCAACCTCGATAATCGAGGAATTTCCACTGGTTTCTCATTTTTTAATGAGCCAGCTGGCTTTCCAATTCTTATTCACCTTATAGAGTATACTGAGGCCGATACTTACGGACGAGCCTTCGTCGTCGCCTTAATTAATACCTTTGTTATTTCCTTATTAGGAATCATCTTAGCCACCATTATTGGCGTAATAATGGGTCTAGCCCGTTTGTCTAAAAACTGGTTAGTAGCACGTTTAGCAACTGTCTACATTGAAACTCTGCGAAACATTCCATTATTGTTGCAGATGTTCTTCTGGTATTTTGCCGTACTTGCCGCACTACCAGCACCACGTGATAGTTATGAATTTGCTGACTTCCTATTAAACAAACGTGGTATCTACTCACCTAACCCAATCGCACAAGATGGCTTTGGATTAGTTATCTTCGGCTTCATTCTATCGATTGTTGCCTCTATTAGCCTAATTGTGTGGGCTAAAAAACGTCAAACAAGAACAGGATTATGGTTCCCAGCTTATTGGTCCTCTTTGGGCCTGATTGTTGGTATTACCTTCATTTTCCTAGCTATTGCTGGATTCCCCATTGAGTTTGATCTACCGCAAAAAAGTCGCTTTAACGTCACGGGCGGGATGGTTCTGCCACCTGAATTCGTTGCAGTACTAGTTGCTCTATCCACTTACACTGGGGCATTTATTGCAGAGATAGTGCGTGCAGGTATTTTGTCTGTTAACTGGGGACAAACTGAGGCCGCTCGCTCTTTAGGTTTACGTGACAATATGACGCAACGACTTATTGTCTTACCTCAAGCATTGCGCGTTATTATTCCGCCACTCACAAGCCAATACTTGAACTTAGCGAAAAACTCTTCGTTAGGTGCGGCGATTGCTTATCCTGAGTTGGTAGCGGTCGTCATGGGTACAACGCTGAACCAAACAGGTCAGGCGATCGAGACCATAGGTCTTTGTATGTTGGTATACGGTTCATTGAGTCTATCGATTTCGGTATTCATGAACTGGTACAACAAAAAAATGTCATTAATTGAACGCTAG
- a CDS encoding amino acid ABC transporter permease produces the protein MAIIFKPSPSLPPPVTSVGAVAWVRQNLFSSPLNIFLTLFSLYILYLLVPPVIEWAFINATWEGSSKAACTAGGACWAFIGVYFDQFMYGLYPDSETWRINLAVILLVVMVGAFAIKSINKLYLSLAILVVYPIVAYFLFAGGIFGLEVVETSLWGGLFLTVLLGVIGIVASFPLGIVLALGRRSEMPIAKSVCVVFIETIRAVPLITILFMASVMIPLFLPEGLNFNKLLRVLIGITLFSGAYMAEVVRGGLQAIPKGQYEAADAMGLTYWQSMILVILPQALKLVIPGIVNSFISLFKDTTLVYIVGMFDFLGRIQAANHDSNWLGTTVEGYAFAALIYWIICFGMSRYSMALERKLETGHKRN, from the coding sequence ATGGCTATTATCTTTAAACCATCACCAAGCCTCCCACCACCAGTTACATCGGTCGGTGCTGTGGCATGGGTACGTCAGAATTTATTCTCGTCCCCGCTTAATATTTTTCTCACGCTCTTTAGTCTGTACATTTTGTATCTACTCGTACCCCCCGTTATCGAGTGGGCCTTCATCAATGCTACGTGGGAAGGCTCTTCTAAAGCAGCCTGTACTGCGGGTGGTGCTTGCTGGGCCTTTATCGGCGTGTACTTTGATCAGTTCATGTACGGTTTATACCCAGACTCAGAAACATGGCGCATTAATTTAGCCGTCATATTACTGGTCGTCATGGTAGGAGCCTTTGCAATAAAGTCCATTAACAAACTGTATCTATCCCTCGCCATTCTTGTGGTCTATCCCATTGTGGCTTACTTCTTATTTGCTGGTGGCATATTTGGCTTAGAAGTCGTAGAAACCTCTTTGTGGGGCGGTCTTTTTCTTACCGTACTGCTTGGTGTTATTGGTATTGTGGCATCTTTCCCTCTAGGGATTGTATTGGCACTCGGTCGACGCTCAGAAATGCCGATTGCGAAATCAGTATGTGTGGTATTTATCGAAACCATTCGTGCTGTACCATTAATTACCATCTTGTTTATGGCCTCAGTAATGATTCCGTTGTTCCTGCCAGAAGGCTTGAACTTCAACAAGTTATTACGCGTGTTGATTGGTATTACCTTATTCTCAGGTGCCTATATGGCCGAAGTGGTTCGTGGTGGCCTACAAGCGATTCCAAAAGGTCAATATGAAGCCGCTGACGCCATGGGACTAACCTACTGGCAATCAATGATTTTGGTTATTTTGCCTCAGGCATTGAAATTGGTAATTCCAGGTATAGTGAACTCCTTCATATCTTTGTTCAAAGATACGACCTTGGTCTACATTGTTGGTATGTTTGACTTCCTAGGACGAATTCAGGCCGCCAACCATGATTCAAATTGGTTAGGCACTACGGTTGAAGGTTATGCCTTTGCAGCCTTAATTTATTGGATTATCTGCTTTGGCATGTCGCGTTATAGTATGGCACTAGAGCGTAAGCTAGAAACTGGGCACAAGCGAAATTAG
- a CDS encoding amino acid ABC transporter ATP-binding protein, with protein sequence MSNTNMARAQLAAGEQTIIEFNDVNKWYGDFHVLKNINFSIKKGERIVVCGPSGSGKSTMTRCINRLEEHQKGTILVDGVEMNNNLKNIEAIRKDVGMVFQHFNLFPHLTILENLTLAPIWVRKTPKKEAEEMAMHYLERVKIANQALKYPGQLSGGQQQRVAIARGLCMQPRIMLFDEPTSALDPEMIKEVLDVMVQLAEEGMTMVCVTHEMGFAKTVADRVVFMDAGEIVESNEPHEFFENPQHDRTQMFLSQILNH encoded by the coding sequence ATGTCAAATACAAATATGGCTCGTGCCCAACTTGCGGCAGGCGAACAAACCATCATCGAATTTAATGATGTAAACAAATGGTATGGTGATTTCCATGTACTGAAAAACATCAACTTCAGTATCAAGAAGGGAGAACGCATCGTGGTATGTGGTCCTTCTGGTTCTGGAAAATCAACAATGACGCGTTGCATCAACCGTCTAGAAGAACACCAGAAAGGTACAATTCTGGTTGATGGCGTTGAGATGAACAATAACTTGAAGAACATCGAAGCGATCCGCAAAGACGTAGGCATGGTGTTTCAACATTTTAACTTGTTCCCTCACTTAACCATTTTAGAAAACCTGACTTTGGCGCCGATTTGGGTACGTAAAACCCCTAAAAAAGAAGCAGAAGAGATGGCTATGCATTACTTGGAGCGAGTAAAAATCGCTAACCAAGCATTGAAATATCCAGGTCAGTTGTCTGGTGGTCAACAGCAGCGTGTAGCGATTGCTCGTGGCTTGTGTATGCAACCTCGCATTATGCTATTTGATGAGCCAACGTCAGCACTTGATCCTGAAATGATCAAAGAAGTGTTGGACGTAATGGTTCAGTTGGCCGAAGAAGGCATGACCATGGTATGTGTAACACACGAAATGGGCTTTGCTAAAACAGTAGCAGACCGCGTTGTGTTCATGGATGCCGGTGAAATCGTTGAATCTAACGAGCCTCACGAATTCTTCGAAAACCCTCAACACGACCGTACTCAGATGTTCCTAAGTCAGATTTTGAATCACTAA
- a CDS encoding HDOD domain-containing protein, protein MEPSTDLQPSQRLRVVHLADHTGRLQVIFPERNMLDISAVSKITKRRFEPVSNFQSLGDPLIKPNSVATILEASMLKETTFSIRTKNDEMYRDITSTELAEMFSGPLNRFENISINTQLIQRPVDNHENDEEQILQALGRFQSIRLKQRLEETLEIPPLPATSHRIIRLSTNKSAGTDELCEVIALDPSLAAQVISWASSPYYGAPGTIDSVEDAIIRVLGFDMVMNLALGLSMGNAFQAPDNGPRHYEDFWLASVSNAVLMEALVKAMPAPNRPKLGHAYLAGLLHNFGYLAISTIMPPHFSILSRYQEANAHLPSEVIEMQILHFTKEQLGSWLLRYWSLPDNIWTAIRYSKKPHYYGEHAVLAKLLYVSHQLRNNDGIEPSVLLELGLTLENAEACRDTIYQKSSELHKMVALINKVNI, encoded by the coding sequence ATGGAACCTTCCACAGACCTTCAACCAAGCCAAAGATTACGCGTGGTACATCTAGCTGACCATACTGGCCGTTTGCAGGTTATTTTTCCTGAAAGAAATATGCTTGATATCTCTGCCGTCTCCAAGATCACTAAGCGCCGTTTTGAGCCTGTCAGCAATTTTCAAAGTTTAGGTGACCCACTTATCAAACCCAACAGTGTGGCCACTATCCTAGAAGCGAGCATGTTAAAAGAGACAACATTTTCCATTCGAACCAAAAATGATGAAATGTATCGTGATATTACGTCGACAGAGTTGGCCGAGATGTTTTCTGGGCCATTAAATCGATTCGAAAATATTTCCATCAATACACAGTTAATACAACGCCCTGTAGACAATCACGAAAATGATGAAGAACAAATCCTTCAAGCCTTAGGGCGATTTCAATCCATTCGGCTTAAGCAGCGCCTAGAAGAAACATTAGAAATCCCCCCTTTGCCAGCGACCTCCCATCGCATTATTCGCCTTTCTACCAATAAATCTGCGGGAACTGATGAACTATGTGAAGTGATTGCGCTTGATCCAAGCCTAGCGGCTCAGGTAATCAGTTGGGCCTCCTCTCCTTACTACGGCGCTCCAGGCACGATAGACTCTGTTGAAGATGCAATTATTCGTGTTTTAGGCTTCGATATGGTGATGAACCTAGCACTTGGTCTTTCTATGGGAAATGCCTTTCAAGCCCCAGACAATGGTCCTAGGCATTATGAAGATTTCTGGCTGGCCTCTGTTTCCAATGCCGTATTAATGGAAGCGCTGGTCAAAGCCATGCCTGCCCCAAACCGCCCTAAGCTTGGCCACGCTTATTTGGCCGGACTACTACACAACTTTGGCTACCTGGCCATTAGCACCATCATGCCTCCCCATTTTTCGATCTTGTCTCGCTACCAAGAAGCTAACGCCCATTTGCCTTCGGAAGTGATCGAAATGCAGATTTTGCATTTTACCAAAGAGCAACTAGGCTCATGGTTATTGCGTTATTGGAGTTTGCCAGACAATATTTGGACAGCAATCCGTTACAGTAAAAAGCCCCATTATTATGGCGAACATGCTGTTTTAGCGAAGCTACTGTATGTCTCTCATCAGTTGCGCAATAACGACGGCATTGAGCCTTCAGTGTTACTTGAACTTGGATTAACACTAGAAAATGCTGAAGCATGCAGAGACACAATTTATCAAAAATCGTCTGAGTTACATAAAATGGTCGCCTTGATTAATAAGGTAAATATCTAA
- a CDS encoding chorismate lyase, producing the protein MTLMNPSAAQQFDYRWSPIHQISKVKVPPNLWPWLVTQDSLTAKLQSLGKLTVEVLEDTWGTPTARERKRLKLRSREAARIRTVLLKVNNKAVIYARSIIPAKSLKGHWRQVKHLRDKSLGGYLFQHRALVRSDIEVTLLPKGMFPNQQNPVWARRSIFHQFGAGILVNEAFFDEINQLKSPFGLL; encoded by the coding sequence ATGACGTTAATGAACCCCTCTGCCGCACAACAATTTGACTATCGATGGTCACCAATACATCAAATTAGCAAGGTCAAAGTGCCTCCAAATTTATGGCCTTGGTTGGTTACCCAAGACTCTTTGACAGCCAAACTACAAAGCCTTGGTAAATTAACAGTAGAAGTTCTGGAAGATACATGGGGAACGCCTACAGCGAGAGAAAGAAAACGCCTAAAGTTGCGCTCAAGAGAGGCAGCACGAATTCGAACCGTCTTACTCAAAGTGAATAATAAAGCTGTTATTTACGCTCGATCTATCATCCCGGCCAAATCTTTAAAGGGACATTGGCGTCAAGTGAAACACCTAAGAGACAAATCATTGGGTGGCTATTTATTCCAACATCGGGCGCTGGTTCGAAGTGACATTGAGGTCACTTTGCTACCAAAAGGCATGTTTCCAAACCAGCAAAATCCAGTATGGGCAAGACGCTCTATTTTTCACCAATTTGGGGCTGGAATATTGGTCAATGAAGCTTTCTTTGATGAGATAAACCAACTTAAATCACCGTTTGGATTGTTATGA
- the ubiA gene encoding 4-hydroxybenzoate octaprenyltransferase: MNKLKDYAELTRFNRPIGSFLLMWPTLWALWLAADGMPKWNLVVIFILGVFSMRSAGCVINDYADRKVDGFVERTKNRPLPSGRVSEKEALVLFGGLVLLSFILVLLTDMRTILLSVVGLGLAALYPFMKRYTHLPQLFLGLAFSWAIPMAYSAQGGDLANPELWMLFVANCFWTIAYDTYYAMTDRPDDLKVGIKSTAILFGQYDLLVIVCLQGLTLSLLTWIGLLAELHWPYFISLIIAAGLFYLQFNKAKGRERLPCFHAFLDNNRIGYCVFIGLVTSYFM, encoded by the coding sequence ATGAACAAACTTAAAGACTACGCAGAATTAACCCGATTCAACCGCCCTATCGGCTCATTTTTACTAATGTGGCCAACACTATGGGCGCTTTGGCTTGCTGCTGATGGTATGCCTAAGTGGAATTTAGTAGTCATCTTTATCCTAGGGGTCTTTAGCATGCGCTCCGCAGGATGCGTCATCAATGATTATGCCGACCGTAAGGTCGATGGCTTTGTAGAACGTACTAAAAATCGTCCTTTGCCATCTGGCCGAGTATCAGAAAAAGAAGCCTTGGTGTTATTTGGTGGTTTGGTATTACTTAGCTTCATCTTAGTACTGTTGACAGATATGCGTACTATCTTGCTGTCCGTCGTTGGTTTAGGGTTAGCTGCACTGTACCCATTTATGAAGCGTTATACCCACCTACCTCAACTTTTCTTAGGGTTGGCCTTTTCATGGGCCATTCCCATGGCTTACAGCGCACAAGGTGGAGATTTGGCGAATCCAGAATTATGGATGTTGTTCGTTGCAAATTGCTTTTGGACCATCGCTTACGACACCTACTATGCGATGACTGATCGACCTGACGACTTAAAAGTCGGTATCAAATCCACCGCTATTTTATTTGGCCAATACGATTTATTGGTCATTGTTTGCCTTCAGGGACTAACGTTATCTTTACTCACTTGGATCGGCCTACTAGCAGAATTACACTGGCCCTATTTTATCTCCCTCATCATCGCGGCAGGACTATTTTATCTGCAGTTTAATAAAGCCAAAGGTCGTGAACGCTTGCCCTGTTTCCATGCTTTCTTAGATAACAATCGCATCGGCTACTGTGTGTTTATCGGGCTCGTAACAAGCTATTTTATGTAA
- the phoB gene encoding phosphate regulon transcriptional regulator PhoB: MTGKKVLIIDDESSIREMIAIALEMAGYEYLEAENIQQGHEIIVDHRPDLILVDWMMPGGSGIELTRRLKKDTTTAEIPVIMLTAKSEEDNKIQGLEVGADDYITKPFSPRELVARLKAVLRRATPQGVDEPIEVEGLVLDPISQRVTIGTRPLDMGPTEYRLLKFLMTHQERAYSRAQLLDQVWGGNVYVEERTVDVHIRRLRKAIGNSHDFLIQTVRGTGYRFSAKRSV, from the coding sequence GTGACCGGTAAAAAAGTATTAATTATTGATGATGAGTCTTCCATACGCGAAATGATCGCCATTGCATTAGAAATGGCTGGCTATGAGTATTTGGAAGCAGAAAATATTCAGCAAGGCCATGAAATCATTGTGGATCACCGTCCAGACTTGATTCTTGTCGACTGGATGATGCCTGGCGGCAGTGGCATTGAATTAACTCGTCGACTAAAAAAAGACACCACAACGGCTGAAATCCCAGTGATTATGCTGACCGCAAAAAGTGAAGAAGACAATAAAATACAAGGCTTAGAAGTCGGTGCGGACGATTATATAACCAAGCCGTTTTCACCTCGCGAGCTAGTCGCCAGACTCAAAGCGGTGCTGCGCAGAGCAACCCCTCAAGGTGTTGACGAGCCCATTGAAGTGGAAGGGTTAGTGCTTGACCCAATTAGCCAACGTGTCACCATAGGCACTCGCCCTTTAGACATGGGGCCAACTGAATACCGCCTATTAAAATTCCTAATGACTCATCAAGAACGAGCTTATTCTAGAGCACAGCTTTTAGATCAAGTTTGGGGTGGAAACGTCTATGTTGAAGAGCGTACAGTAGACGTTCATATCCGCCGTTTACGTAAAGCCATCGGTAACTCCCATGATTTCTTGATACAAACGGTTCGAGGAACTGGCTACCGCTTCTCAGCAAAAAGGTCTGTATGA